Part of the Vicia villosa cultivar HV-30 ecotype Madison, WI unplaced genomic scaffold, Vvil1.0 ctg.000605F_1_1, whole genome shotgun sequence genome is shown below.
TTTTGAGGTTTTTCTAAACTTCTTCATGATAGCTTATAGGATTCGTGTGAAAGCAAGATCAACATGTgaactgaattttgaattttggttgtTGTTGACTTTTTATGATAAAAGGGAGATGATAATTGTTGAacagaattttcaaagtttgttgATGATGAATTTAATTTATGTTCTTTGGTATTTAATTTATGCTTTCAAAATGAAAGAAGTAACATGATgaacttttatatattttaactAATAAATTAACAAGTTTCATATCCTTTAGAAACTATTTATTAATTTTGTATAGTTTATTAAGTTTGTATATTTAAAGAGTAAATTGGAGAAAATTACTATTTTACTGATTAAataaatagtttatttttttataatataaattttatgtaGGCACAAGCAAATTTAAAAATTcttgaaaaagaaaatatctaACTAGCACTATTGTTATTCAATAGATAATGATACAAAAAACACATAAATCACTACCCAAAGTTGCTTTTTACACCCTTAAGAAGACAGTAAAAATTGAGTTGTTTTCAATAATCAGTTGTGAATGGTTTGTATTTCTTTAGATCAAGCACAATACTTGCCACTGATCCAACAATAGCCACAACTGATACTACAAAACATATAACACTTAAAGTTTGCATACAAATCCATTTATAACTCCATTTTGGAATCTTCTTCTGTGTGATATACATCTCCACTGGAAAATAAACTGTTAAAGGCCAAAATCCAACTGCTCCAAGTAATCCCAAAACATCGTTGAAGAAAGGAATCAACATTGATATAACTGTTGTTGTGATCACAAATATAGTCCTCCAAATTAATCGAAATAGGTTTAGATTGTAAGGACGAAAACCGGGAAGTGTAAGTATGTATTCCTTGTTTATTTTAGGCCatctttttatcattattttttcgaCGAAAGCAAATAAGGGTTGCGCGTAAACTTGGTATGCTCCCACAAGATGAATTACGATAGCGGCATTAGCAATATTAATGAGCCAATATGGATTATAGAAACCAAATCCAGTTAGTAAATTTCCTGGTGATGTGTCTCCAAATGCAGCATAGCCCATACCGCCGCAAAGCATGTAGAATAACGTTGTCACGCCTATACTTATCTTTGTGGCTTGCTTCATTGTTTTTACCTCAGAAGGTGGACTTTTTATAGTATCCTATGAATTAGATTCAATATATGCAAATTAGTAATTAGTTAGATCATAGAAATACTCGAAAATCGACAAGTACTCGATAGTACCTGAATTTCAATGAGAATTTGAGAATATGAATACGCGAAAGCGATGTTGCCAAGAGCTTGGAAAACTCCCCATACTTTTTGGGCTTCTGTCACAGTTCCAATGCTAACTCCTGTGAGACTACCTTTGAAAGAACCATTTTCTGTTCAAAACAAAACCAGTTTAAGGATATTGTTTTTTTTCTGCTAAGAAATAGTGTCATGATTCATTGAAATGAAACATATATATAACCTGCAACTTTGGCAATTGCAAGACCAAGGCCAATTAAAGAATAGGTGAAAGACATGATTGCTGCAAGAATTGAGAGCCACCACATTTTATGAAAATCTGGAATTTGAGAAAAGAAAATTTGGATTACTCCAAAACTGATCATGTATGGATTGCTTGAAATGTGACATGGGTTTTTTCCTCCTGAGGAATGGAAACAGTCAGACCTTTTTATTGCCCTGTCTCAGACAAAACCAATTCAATTAAAACAAACACATTAACCATAATCAAACTAGACATTCTTCTTAATAATACAAATAAAGCTCaatacttgtgcaaattttcatatattacattttttatctttatattagttattttatttattgatttacTTAAGTAGCCTTGGACCAtgagtaaaaaaaaaacatagcctTGGACCACTGGCACTGGCAGACCCTAAATAAATATTGCCACAATGAATTATTAAACACAGAAATCAATAAATAAATGCAGCTCAAGAAAAATTGTATAtcatcatttattatttttttaatgactagctaaagaaaaattgtaaattatcattaattattttttaatgactAACTAAAGAAAATTGTAAAtcatcattatttattttttaatgactAGCTAAAGaaaaattgtaaaattaattttcaaataatgtaaaatattttttttattaacaatAAACAAATTTCatttatcttaatttatttttgaattattttaatttaaaaattttacatTCAAAAAATGCATATGCCATATATGGTCCAAAAGATTGAAGTCTATCATGCTTATCTAAAAATACATACATTTACTTCTTATTTGTCAATTTCTAGATCTACCTTTTAAattctaaatattaaaatataaaagatatgtTAAGTTTTGTGACTTACATCATACTAATGGAAGCAGCAATAGTGTATCCTATTGCAGTTCCATAAAGATTGGTGTACTGAACTATCCCACAAAGGGTGTCATTGAAACCACCTGCAAAATCATATATATTCTTTAGTTAAATATTACATTATCTCATACAATACAACAGAATCATTCCATTCTAAACTTATAATGTTACCGAGAATTGTGTGAACTGCTTCCATGAAAGTATAGTTTCTTTTTCCGTAATGAGGATCTCCTATTCGATAACATTCGGCCAGAAGAGATGAAGTATACCAAGTGATGAGACTGAAGAAAATCATAACTGAAGGACCAATTACCCAACCCAATTGAGCTATGGCCCATGCTAACGACAACACTCCTGATCCTACAACTGCTGTTATTATATGCGAACTTGTTGTCCAAACCGTTCCTgtcacatttttttatatattcatcAAAATGAAAACTTATGACTCTATGATCATCATATCATATATATAGTGTAATTGAATTAATTTTGGTACCTGTTCGTTTAAGACGGTCATCATCGTCGAACAATTTGGAGTCCTTGTGTGTAGGAACAGCGGCTTCTATAGAGTATGCTTCTTTCTCCTCCATTGTCAAACTCTAGAGAGAGTTTGTTTTTCTGAGTGTTTAATTTGACACGAGGTTTATGAAAGAGATAGAGACAAAATGAAGATACAATAATTGAGAGAAAGATTATTCGGTAGTGAAAATGACCTTAATGTCGTTTTGTTGCTTGTGCTGTCAATTGGACTGCATTTTCACTCTCACAGATCTGAGAACAGAGCACCAAAGAAACACAGAGGTTTTTACAACTATGTCATGTGCGGTGTGATATTCTGTTTCATCACAATATTTGTTGCGATgggtaaaacaaattaaaaatatttgtcactgattttattaaaataaaaaaaattgtagtcaGAGGtctgggcaaaaactttacatCATTAATTATTCGTTTTAATTTTCActccctatttttactaattttgtccttgattttatctaaaaatcgGATATTAAATTGggagagtacaaagaaaataggggttgaacTCAGGCGCATGCCCGGATTTGCTGGGCCTTGGAACCGCCCCAGAAAGTAAtattaaaagatttttttatttgttgGTGGAGGCTTGGGTCTAGAGAGTGTACTCCTCTCAAGGTTCTGAGAATCTTTGTATTGGGCAATCCATACAGAGTTTTGTTCTGGTTTTAAATGGACCCCGTAAATGGACGGTGAGATTGGTCCTCTTGAATTAGTCGGTCGCAAGACCGGATCCCTAGATTTCAAAACACTAATTCATGTTGAATCCAAGTGAAACAGCTGAAAATGATATTATACTAACAAAAATGTGtttgaatgaataaaaaaaaatgaagataGTAGAGACTAGTTGCGTGCAAGTTTACTCACTGATATCCAGAAGCAGGTTTCTCTGTTCTTTGGCTCTCCACAAATTCAATGAAGTGTATATTAGTGTTCACTTCATTTATAGGTAACTAACAGCTGGCTTACCATTCGGTCATATTCGGCGTGCTAGAGACACTACATTTGAATGGACTCAACTAAAATTATACTTCTCTTAAATCTCaaccattgaaaaataaaataatagagagAATTTAGAATATGAAAAATGGACCGATAGAATTTTTAATGGTTGAGATTGTGATTGGAGACCAATCCACTTGACTGAATTCAATTCTCGATAACTAGCATCACTATCTTAGTTGACATTATCAATTACTTAAATACTAATATGCTAgtatcaaatataattaaaaaaaacccaAATGAAGTTGTAAATATCGTGAAATATGCTTGCTATCAGTGTGTTTGTGCTCTGTCTATTGGATACCTTATCTCTTGCTATAACGTCTTTTATATAATCCATGCTTCCAACCCTTAGGTCATAATGATCTGCCTCTTCGTTTTCCACATTTAAATGTTTAAGTTAACGTCTGTCGTTGCCATAATTGTCGACGATCATGATCTATAATGGCTCCTTCATGAACTTCGTAACCTCTATGCGACCCTAAGACTACCTCTAAACTATTATGTTGGGCTATCAACCCGAATATCCTGGCGTCTATCAGAGGAAGATGTCTTGGTCCTACACGACCATGGCATATAGGTGTCAAACTGACTTTCGGTTAAGGTCATTCATGCACTTCTGGATTCATCAACTTGGCTAAGATATTTTTCGGGATGTACATAAGCCTTCGAGCACAATTCCTGAAAGAATGAAGTGTTCAGACAAAAAAATCCTAGAATACACAATGCTCTTGGAGATTTCGTCCCATCTCGGCCTTAGTCCGTTTAGAGATCTCCCTTAAGCCTCGGCTTGGTGACGTGTGATGTCGAGTTGAGTTTGTAATGATTATAAATATCCTAAAAGATTTCTTCCCTCTCGTCGCCATGATAACTTTTTATAGCGAACCCAATGCCATTATTACCCTAAAACATTTATGTTTTGTCTAGTTGTTAGCAAACTCTTATTAGATAAAACTCTCGCTCTTCGTTTTTTTGTCCTTACTCTTGAACTTCTTGTCATTTTCTTGAAGTTGCTTTTGAATGGTTTTAATACATGAATGCGACGACCTGGGCAACGTACCGATTTCTCGAAATGCCCAAGAGAGGAAAGAGCTTTGGAATTCATGCATGAAAGAGTGCAAAGATCACTTGGGGCGAGCTGAGTTTGATCAGATTGTTAAGAAAGTTTATGATGATATTTTGTCACCTTTAAACGAAATTGATTCGGAATCTTCATCATCGTCTGGTTCCTTAGAAATAGTGATGGAGATGATTAGATTATTTATTGACCATGAAGTTTTAAGCCATGATCCAAGCACAATCGACGTCAAATATATTTCCAAAATTTGATCGGAGAAGAAGATCTCTTTATCGGTAACGAAGACGACGTCATACTGGAACCCTGTATTCAAGGTGAACATGTCTGTATAACTTGACCCTGACGAGTCTCGGacgattattttcttttatattggtGTGATTGAGGATTTTAAAATTCGAATCTCTTTCACCAATTTTGAGTTTGGCCTTCTAAAAGCCCTAAATATCGCGCCAACTCAACTTCGCCCTAATAGTTAGGGTTTTATAAAAGCTTTTGAAATTGTATGTGAGGCTGTGGGAAAAACTCTTATCCTAGGTTTGATTTTCTCATTCTTTGAGCTTAAAGATGCCGACAAGGGAGGATGAATATCCCTTAACTGACTTCCAAGAAAAAAAATCTTCAGGTCTATATAACCAACTATAAAGGTTTCAAAGATAAATTTCTCCGTATAAGATAGGTGGGAACAGATGTCTCCAAGTGATGTATGTGTTGGACGATAACCATCGTTTTCCTATTAATTGGACTAATAGCCTGATACTTATGTCTG
Proteins encoded:
- the LOC131629777 gene encoding amino acid permease 2-like, which translates into the protein MEEKEAYSIEAAVPTHKDSKLFDDDDRLKRTGTVWTTSSHIITAVVGSGVLSLAWAIAQLGWVIGPSVMIFFSLITWYTSSLLAECYRIGDPHYGKRNYTFMEAVHTILGGFNDTLCGIVQYTNLYGTAIGYTIAASISMMAIKRSDCFHSSGGKNPCHISSNPYMISFGVIQIFFSQIPDFHKMWWLSILAAIMSFTYSLIGLGLAIAKVAENGSFKGSLTGVSIGTVTEAQKVWGVFQALGNIAFAYSYSQILIEIQDTIKSPPSEVKTMKQATKISIGVTTLFYMLCGGMGYAAFGDTSPGNLLTGFGFYNPYWLINIANAAIVIHLVGAYQVYAQPLFAFVEKIMIKRWPKINKEYILTLPGFRPYNLNLFRLIWRTIFVITTTVISMLIPFFNDVLGLLGAVGFWPLTVYFPVEMYITQKKIPKWSYKWICMQTLSVICFVVSVVAIVGSVASIVLDLKKYKPFTTDY